One part of the [Pantoea] beijingensis genome encodes these proteins:
- a CDS encoding methionine synthase, with the protein MKKLLPTSTAGSLPKPSWLAQPETLWSPWKLQDQELIDGKQDALRLCLEDQQQAGIDIVSDGEQTRQHFVTTFIEHLNGVDFEKREIVKIRNRYDASVPTVVGPVSRQKSVFVEDAKFLRQQTDHPIKWALPGPMTMIDTLYDNHYKSREKLAWEFAKILNEEAKELEAVGVDIIQFDEPAFNVFFDEVNDWGIATLERAIEGLKCETAVHICYGYGIKANTDWKKTLGSEWRQYEEIFPKLQKSNIDIISLECQNSHVPMELMELIRGKKVMVGAIDVASNTIETPEEVAATLRKALQFVDADKLYPCTNCGMIPLPRGVARGKLDALSAGAEIVRKELLAK; encoded by the coding sequence CAGGAATTAATAGACGGCAAACAAGATGCTCTACGCTTGTGCCTGGAAGACCAACAGCAGGCCGGTATTGATATTGTCAGTGATGGTGAGCAAACCCGTCAACATTTTGTTACTACATTTATTGAGCACCTGAACGGCGTTGATTTTGAGAAACGTGAGATCGTTAAAATTCGTAATCGGTATGATGCGAGTGTACCGACGGTCGTTGGTCCTGTCAGTCGTCAAAAATCTGTTTTTGTTGAAGATGCTAAGTTTTTACGTCAGCAAACTGATCACCCCATTAAATGGGCCCTGCCAGGTCCCATGACTATGATAGATACGCTTTATGATAATCACTATAAAAGCCGTGAAAAATTAGCCTGGGAATTTGCTAAAATTCTTAATGAAGAAGCCAAAGAATTAGAAGCTGTTGGCGTCGATATTATCCAATTTGATGAGCCTGCATTTAATGTTTTCTTTGATGAGGTGAACGATTGGGGAATTGCCACGTTAGAAAGGGCAATTGAAGGGCTGAAATGTGAAACTGCTGTGCATATTTGCTACGGTTATGGCATTAAGGCTAATACAGATTGGAAAAAGACGCTGGGATCAGAGTGGCGGCAGTATGAAGAGATTTTTCCAAAACTGCAGAAATCTAATATTGATATAATCTCACTGGAATGCCAAAACTCTCATGTTCCCATGGAGCTAATGGAACTTATTCGAGGTAAAAAGGTGATGGTTGGTGCCATTGACGTGGCCTCGAATACCATTGAGACACCGGAGGAAGTTGCTGCAACTCTTCGCAAAGCACTTCAGTTTGTTGACGCCGACAAGCTCTATCCTTGCACTAACTGTGGCATGATTCCTTTGCCTCGCGGAGTCGCAAGAGGCAAGCTGGATGCTTTAAGTGCTGGCGCAGAAATCGTTCGAAAAGAACTCCTGGCTAAATAA